From a single Miscanthus floridulus cultivar M001 chromosome 8, ASM1932011v1, whole genome shotgun sequence genomic region:
- the LOC136469914 gene encoding uncharacterized protein: protein MPTRRTRFTLGKHVLAHLVEALRNQQEEPPVEVPMGEPLEDLLEDPMDEETKEGPMFEGPIKIEESEEDPKVVQEQGGQEGASDPDDGDGSDDSDADGGDDGGDGGDGGDGGDDGDSGDDGGDDNDDDHNALLA, encoded by the coding sequence atgcccactaggaggaccaggttcactttgggcaagcatGTCCTGGCACATCTTGTGGAGGCTCTAAGGAACCAAcaggaggaaccacctgtggaggtgcccatgggggaacctctagaggacttgttggaggatccaatggatgaagaaacaaaagagggacccatgttcgagggacccattaagatagaggagtctgaggaagatCCCAAGGTAGTGcaggaacaaggtggccaggagggagctagtgaccccgatgatggagatggttctgatgattctgatgctgatggaggtgatgatggtggagatggtggagacggtggagatggtggagacgatggagacAGTGGAGACGATGGgggtgatgacaatgatgatgatcataaTGCACTGTTGGCTTAG